In Aquimarina sp. TRL1, a single window of DNA contains:
- a CDS encoding sigma-70 family RNA polymerase sigma factor, with protein sequence MIYRNKEKEFSDLFDQHYTPLYNYAFKRLGEKDMSEEIVQETFIKLWQNFESVQKEKRSVQSYLIIVLKNKIIDFYRKSKAREKNTNLYFINKELSEELDNEWEINSRIHEIYNSLQAKTAEIFQLSREKGLTYKEIAEKKEISVKSVEQHVSKALTTFRKGLKEFL encoded by the coding sequence ATGATATATCGAAACAAGGAAAAAGAGTTTTCGGACTTATTTGACCAGCACTATACACCTTTATACAATTACGCATTTAAGCGATTGGGAGAAAAAGATATGTCAGAAGAAATTGTGCAGGAAACTTTTATCAAGTTATGGCAGAATTTTGAAAGTGTACAAAAAGAAAAACGATCCGTTCAATCCTACCTGATAATCGTACTGAAAAATAAAATAATCGACTTTTATAGGAAATCAAAAGCCAGAGAAAAAAACACCAATCTTTACTTCATTAATAAAGAGTTATCAGAAGAATTGGATAATGAGTGGGAAATTAACAGTCGAATTCACGAGATTTATAATTCACTTCAGGCAAAAACCGCCGAAATATTTCAGCTTTCCAGAGAAAAAGGACTTACTTATAAAGAAATTGCAGAAAAAAAAGAGATCTCTGTAAAGTCCGTAGAACAGCATGTTTCCAAGGCTTTGACTACTTTTAGAAAGGGACTTAAAGAATTTTTGTAA
- a CDS encoding LysE family translocator: MRKQFVTCVIMFGIENFGAFVATGILLNMTPGAGTMYILGKSLSGGTKSGVISVMGICTGSAMHTLLTAFGLSALLAESQLAFDIVKYLGAIYLIGLGCKLIFSNKKMEGVHVSKKESYKKIYLSGALTNLLNPKVALFYIAFLPQFVNPEFEMPLLSFLILGFTYVFTGVLWCTLLAIFSARFSEKIQQNQKIKKWLDKISGVVFVSFGIKLAISK; the protein is encoded by the coding sequence TTGAGGAAGCAGTTTGTAACTTGTGTAATTATGTTTGGGATAGAGAATTTTGGCGCTTTTGTAGCAACAGGCATTTTATTAAATATGACTCCGGGAGCCGGAACTATGTATATTCTGGGAAAAAGCCTCTCTGGAGGAACTAAAAGCGGTGTCATTTCCGTCATGGGAATCTGTACCGGGTCAGCCATGCATACTTTGTTAACTGCTTTTGGACTCTCTGCCTTATTAGCAGAATCTCAACTGGCTTTTGATATTGTAAAATATCTCGGAGCTATATATCTGATAGGACTAGGTTGTAAGCTGATTTTTAGTAACAAAAAAATGGAAGGAGTTCACGTTTCTAAAAAAGAGAGCTATAAAAAAATATACCTGTCAGGAGCATTGACGAACCTGCTAAACCCTAAAGTAGCGTTGTTTTATATTGCTTTTTTACCTCAGTTTGTCAATCCGGAATTCGAAATGCCTTTACTTTCCTTTTTGATACTGGGCTTTACCTATGTCTTTACCGGAGTTTTGTGGTGTACATTATTGGCGATTTTCTCCGCTAGGTTCTCAGAAAAAATTCAACAAAATCAGAAAATAAAAAAATGGCTGGATAAAATCTCTGGAGTTGTTTTTGTTTCTTTTGGAATCAAACTGGCGATAAGTAAATAA
- a CDS encoding DJ-1/PfpI family protein, which produces MRRTILFFLMISLIGCSPKKEKDTQSINQTRNMKTKQLIQGIPTIGVLIFDGFLTNEVIAPIDVFAKPDKEGTPLFNVVTLAKEQRAYKSEEGLVVFPDFKLEETPNLNVLVIPSSYHPDVQEKDTTLITFIQEQNQTTEYIASHCAGAFLVGASGIADQKEIVTYVTGGEMLQKAYPQLQVLDDRTISVARDGKFFSSNGGLVSYTSSLDLLEKMTSVVHRKYVEEVLLLDRL; this is translated from the coding sequence ATGAGAAGAACAATCTTATTTTTCTTGATGATCAGTCTAATAGGCTGCTCTCCGAAAAAAGAAAAAGATACACAATCGATTAATCAAACAAGAAACATGAAAACAAAACAACTGATCCAGGGTATACCCACTATTGGTGTCCTTATTTTTGACGGATTCCTAACGAATGAAGTGATAGCGCCTATTGATGTATTTGCGAAACCGGATAAAGAAGGAACCCCGCTGTTTAATGTTGTAACACTGGCCAAGGAGCAAAGAGCATACAAAAGTGAAGAAGGTCTGGTCGTTTTTCCCGATTTTAAGCTGGAAGAAACCCCGAATCTCAATGTCTTGGTTATCCCGAGCTCTTATCATCCTGATGTGCAGGAAAAAGACACCACATTAATAACATTCATACAAGAACAAAACCAAACGACAGAGTACATAGCTAGTCATTGTGCAGGAGCATTCTTAGTAGGTGCCTCAGGGATTGCAGATCAAAAAGAAATCGTTACATATGTGACCGGAGGCGAAATGTTGCAAAAAGCATATCCTCAGCTGCAGGTTTTGGATGATCGTACCATTTCAGTAGCAAGAGATGGAAAATTTTTCTCGTCTAATGGAGGATTGGTAAGTTATACATCTTCGTTGGATTTATTAGAGAAAATGACTTCGGTAGTACACAGAAAATACGTAGAAGAAGTACTATTATTAGACAGGCTATAA
- a CDS encoding Crp/Fnr family transcriptional regulator produces the protein MKTEIDPNLAEYIKRYISISDEELTLVASFLTSKKLKKKEYLLQEGRICHSRYFVTKGCFRVYYLDPKGVEQIVHFGLEYWWITDYNSLIAQCPSVMNIQAIEDAEVLVLNEEKLEELCAKLPKIERFFRKIMEKTYMAIQKRMEYMFSMSGEEMYDVFVTANPEFARRVPQYMLASYLGFTPEFLSKMKAKKYK, from the coding sequence ATGAAAACAGAAATTGATCCGAACCTGGCAGAATATATCAAGCGATATATCTCAATTTCTGATGAAGAGCTAACACTTGTAGCTTCCTTTTTGACATCTAAAAAATTGAAGAAAAAAGAATATCTTCTTCAGGAAGGAAGAATATGTCATTCCAGGTATTTTGTAACAAAAGGATGTTTTCGCGTATACTATTTAGATCCTAAAGGGGTTGAGCAGATTGTGCATTTTGGTCTAGAGTATTGGTGGATTACGGATTACAATAGTCTGATAGCACAATGCCCTTCTGTAATGAATATTCAGGCAATCGAAGATGCAGAGGTTTTAGTTCTGAATGAAGAAAAACTAGAAGAATTATGTGCTAAATTGCCTAAAATAGAACGTTTTTTTAGGAAAATAATGGAAAAAACCTATATGGCAATTCAGAAAAGAATGGAATATATGTTTAGTATGTCCGGAGAAGAAATGTACGATGTGTTTGTTACGGCAAATCCTGAATTTGCCCGAAGAGTCCCCCAGTATATGTTAGCTTCTTATCTCGGTTTTACACCTGAATTTTTAAGTAAAATGAAAGCAAAAAAATATAAGTAG
- a CDS encoding tRNA (cytidine(34)-2'-O)-methyltransferase encodes MPYHIVLVEPEIPTNTGNIGRLSLASGAHLHLIKPFGFEIDDSRLKRAGLDYWKHISLTVYDSVEAFFEKNKDKKMAFFSSHGEKSHWDIPFEDDMFLIFGKESVGLSEEIVQKHQDQVYKIPMYSEHIRSLNLANAVSIVVYEGLRQLQ; translated from the coding sequence ATGCCATATCATATTGTTCTTGTAGAACCAGAAATACCAACAAATACGGGAAATATAGGAAGATTGAGCCTGGCTTCAGGGGCTCATCTTCATCTGATTAAACCTTTTGGTTTTGAGATTGATGACTCCAGGTTAAAGCGAGCTGGTCTCGACTACTGGAAACACATTTCATTGACGGTTTATGATAGTGTAGAAGCATTTTTTGAAAAAAATAAAGATAAAAAGATGGCTTTTTTTTCTAGTCATGGAGAAAAATCTCATTGGGATATCCCTTTTGAAGATGACATGTTTTTGATTTTTGGAAAAGAATCTGTAGGACTTTCAGAAGAAATTGTTCAGAAACATCAGGATCAAGTATACAAAATACCAATGTATAGCGAGCATATTCGCAGTCTTAATTTAGCAAATGCAGTAAGCATTGTAGTATACGAAGGACTTCGGCAATTACAGTAA
- a CDS encoding serine/threonine dehydratase, with amino-acid sequence MKFLNISDVRSARERIAPHVTRTPIVQSSLLNQWMGHDIYFKAECLQSVGAFKARGACNTISWLAENNRIPKHIVANSSGNHAQAVAWAASRLGVSATIFMPSYSSQVKIQATASYGASVVLCDTRDIADQKVREASEKEGTVWIPPFNHEQVISGQGTAVLEAIEETGEVDAIFAPCGGGGLLSGSLIASRGISAKTKVIGAEPLAGNDAAQSLRANKIHRLSEAPNTLADGAMTLAVGEITFEYLKQLDAFYEIGEDKMIYWTQWLTHLLKLHIEPTSALAMAGAAKWLSEQSSRKKILIILSGGNIDHNTNRTIWKEDQLSNPPSLSMKNHF; translated from the coding sequence ATGAAGTTTTTAAACATATCTGATGTGCGAAGTGCAAGAGAACGAATAGCTCCTCATGTAACCCGAACACCCATAGTACAATCATCATTGCTAAACCAATGGATGGGGCATGATATTTATTTTAAAGCAGAATGTCTTCAGAGCGTTGGAGCTTTTAAAGCTCGGGGAGCCTGTAATACTATTTCATGGTTAGCAGAAAATAATCGTATTCCTAAACATATTGTAGCAAATAGCTCGGGCAATCATGCACAGGCAGTAGCATGGGCAGCTAGTAGGTTAGGGGTATCTGCAACTATTTTTATGCCATCGTATTCTTCTCAGGTAAAAATTCAGGCAACAGCCTCTTATGGGGCATCAGTCGTATTGTGTGATACCCGCGATATTGCAGATCAGAAAGTAAGAGAGGCATCTGAAAAAGAAGGAACCGTATGGATTCCTCCATTTAATCACGAACAGGTAATTTCAGGGCAAGGAACCGCTGTATTAGAAGCGATAGAAGAAACAGGAGAGGTCGATGCTATTTTTGCTCCCTGTGGAGGTGGAGGATTGCTATCAGGAAGTCTTATTGCCTCAAGGGGGATATCTGCAAAAACAAAAGTAATCGGAGCAGAACCACTGGCAGGAAATGATGCTGCTCAATCATTGCGAGCTAATAAAATTCATCGTTTGTCAGAAGCACCCAATACATTGGCAGACGGAGCCATGACACTAGCCGTAGGAGAAATTACTTTTGAATACCTCAAACAATTGGATGCTTTTTATGAAATAGGAGAAGACAAAATGATCTATTGGACACAGTGGTTAACACATTTGCTTAAGCTACATATAGAACCTACCAGTGCCTTAGCTATGGCAGGAGCAGCAAAATGGTTATCAGAACAATCATCGAGAAAAAAAATACTCATTATACTATCAGGGGGTAATATTGATCATAATACAAATCGTACAATTTGGAAAGAAGACCAATTGTCGAATCCTCCCTCTTTATCTATGAAAAACCATTTTTGA
- a CDS encoding DUF2271 domain-containing protein — MIRNAMLKKTGWFFNGLLIVLFLTSSAVREDMTRYKCMLQMKNYTGEKAYVIISLMSPEGTYEKTLYVNGDDTEWYSDIPAWWDFQGKKRADLDAITGATIGNGERKIQLIEIPSDKIDAGYKIRFETAVEDQEYYEKDIEVALTSAITKEKHTGKGYIRYVRLLTE, encoded by the coding sequence ATGATACGAAATGCAATGCTAAAAAAGACAGGCTGGTTCTTTAATGGTCTGTTAATAGTGCTCTTTTTGACCAGTAGTGCCGTTAGAGAAGATATGACCCGGTATAAGTGCATGCTCCAGATGAAGAATTATACTGGAGAAAAAGCCTATGTAATTATTTCTTTAATGAGCCCGGAAGGAACCTATGAGAAAACACTCTATGTGAATGGAGATGATACAGAATGGTATAGTGATATTCCAGCATGGTGGGATTTCCAGGGAAAAAAAAGAGCTGATTTAGATGCGATAACAGGAGCGACCATCGGTAATGGCGAACGGAAAATACAGCTGATAGAAATACCTAGTGATAAAATAGATGCAGGGTATAAAATTAGATTTGAAACAGCAGTAGAAGATCAGGAATATTACGAAAAAGATATCGAAGTAGCATTGACATCCGCTATTACAAAAGAAAAGCATACAGGAAAAGGATATATACGATATGTGCGATTGTTAACAGAATAA
- a CDS encoding ankyrin repeat domain-containing protein, protein MMKRAIAVYTVILLCIGSLKITAQESNPFHDRAYWKTNPTISSVETKIKKGASPTASNSHGFDAVCYAILEKASNETIIHLINKGNDVNKRTHDARTYIFWAAYKGNLELMKYLVANGAKTDIVDGTGYSLLLFAAVTGQTDKKIYEYCIAQGADVVNEVNKDGANALLLILPHLNDFDLVTYFTKKGLDLYGEDTLGNNAFNYAAKKANIPILEQLKKKGISHNGKNEEGGNAMIMASRTRRKANPLSFFKYLENLGVASNVTTNKGITPLHGLAYNAKDTAVFEYFVSKGVDVNQKDVNGNTALINAAYRNTLPVVTLLANKGKDVTITNNEGVSALARAVQRNTPEIVEFLLTAGANVNAVDKKGNTIGYYLIKSFSSKKENDFDKKVALLKKHGWNSQISEGNGSTLFHIAMEKHSIPLLKKIHAMGININTKDKNGNTALHLAAMKSKNPKILKYLMTIGADKKIVTEFNESVYDLATENELLKENNSSLNFLK, encoded by the coding sequence ATGATGAAAAGAGCAATAGCAGTTTATACAGTCATTTTACTATGCATCGGCAGCTTGAAGATAACTGCTCAGGAAAGTAACCCGTTTCATGACCGCGCGTATTGGAAGACAAATCCGACCATATCCAGTGTAGAGACTAAAATTAAAAAAGGAGCTTCTCCTACGGCTTCGAACTCTCATGGGTTTGATGCAGTATGTTATGCGATTCTGGAGAAGGCATCCAATGAAACAATTATTCATTTGATAAACAAAGGAAATGATGTGAACAAAAGAACGCATGATGCAAGAACATACATTTTTTGGGCAGCCTACAAAGGAAATTTAGAACTGATGAAATATCTGGTGGCTAATGGAGCCAAAACCGATATTGTTGATGGTACCGGATATTCTTTATTGTTATTTGCAGCAGTGACCGGACAGACAGATAAGAAAATATATGAGTACTGTATTGCTCAGGGAGCAGATGTTGTAAACGAAGTAAATAAAGATGGAGCAAATGCATTATTATTGATATTACCACATCTGAATGACTTTGATCTGGTAACCTATTTCACTAAAAAGGGACTAGATCTCTATGGTGAAGATACGTTAGGAAATAACGCCTTTAATTATGCGGCTAAGAAAGCTAATATTCCAATACTGGAGCAGCTTAAGAAAAAAGGAATTTCTCATAATGGGAAGAACGAAGAAGGAGGAAATGCCATGATAATGGCTAGTAGAACCCGAAGAAAAGCCAATCCACTTTCTTTTTTTAAGTATTTAGAGAATTTAGGAGTTGCCTCTAATGTGACAACCAATAAAGGAATTACTCCCCTTCATGGATTAGCCTATAATGCAAAAGATACCGCTGTTTTTGAATATTTTGTATCAAAAGGAGTGGATGTTAATCAAAAAGATGTGAATGGAAATACCGCTCTTATCAATGCTGCTTATAGAAACACCTTACCGGTAGTAACGCTATTAGCAAATAAAGGAAAAGATGTTACAATCACAAATAATGAAGGAGTTTCTGCATTGGCAAGAGCAGTCCAGAGAAATACCCCAGAAATAGTTGAGTTTTTACTAACAGCAGGAGCCAATGTAAATGCAGTGGATAAAAAAGGAAATACGATCGGATATTACTTAATTAAATCATTCAGCTCAAAGAAGGAAAATGACTTTGATAAAAAAGTAGCGCTGTTAAAAAAACATGGGTGGAATAGTCAAATCTCCGAAGGAAATGGAAGTACCTTATTTCATATTGCTATGGAGAAACACAGTATTCCTCTGTTAAAGAAAATACATGCTATGGGGATTAATATAAACACAAAGGATAAAAACGGTAATACCGCGTTGCACCTTGCTGCAATGAAATCCAAAAATCCAAAAATCCTAAAGTATTTAATGACCATAGGTGCAGATAAAAAGATTGTAACAGAATTCAATGAGAGCGTATATGATCTGGCCACTGAAAATGAACTTTTAAAAGAAAATAATTCTAGTTTAAACTTTTTGAAATGA
- a CDS encoding ribonucleoside-diphosphate reductase subunit alpha, which yields MKAYHWISEESQTMLERGYLLKGETVQDAVKRITNATAIRLKKPALQSKFEELISYGWMSLSSPVWANMGTDRGLPISCFGSYTEDTIEGITHSLSESIMMTKMGGGTSGYFGALRPRGTKIKDNGASSGPISFLKMFDAMVDTISQGAVRRGAYAAYLDIDHPDCEELLNIKDVGNAIQNLFFGVCIPDYWMQEMIDGDTEKRSLWAKVLKSRQAKGLPYIQFSDTVNKNAADVYQDKGMRIYNSNLCSEISLPANKEESFVCCLASMNMELYDEWKDTDAVETAIWFLDGIMEEFIAKSKGMPYMERPYNFAKRHRALGLGVMGYHAYLQKNSIPFESFEAKQFTASFFKELQGKTQEASRKLAEEFGEPEVLKGYGRRNTTLLAIAPTTSSSSILGQTSPGIEPYNSNYYKVGLAKGNFTRRNKFLKSLLAEKGKDLPEIWSSILMKHGSVQHLDCLTEHEKAVFKTFKEINPYEIITQASIRQKYIDQSQSLNINISPDIPIKEVNQLMIEAWKLGVKSLYYQRSESVAHRLVNSFKDSCEACAS from the coding sequence ATGAAAGCATATCATTGGATATCTGAGGAATCTCAGACCATGTTAGAAAGAGGATATCTTCTAAAGGGAGAAACAGTACAAGATGCTGTAAAAAGAATAACGAACGCTACTGCAATACGATTAAAAAAACCAGCACTTCAATCAAAGTTCGAAGAGTTAATCTCTTATGGGTGGATGTCGCTGTCATCCCCGGTATGGGCAAATATGGGAACCGATAGGGGACTGCCAATTTCATGTTTTGGGTCCTATACAGAAGATACCATAGAGGGAATAACCCATAGCCTTAGTGAGTCTATTATGATGACTAAGATGGGAGGAGGGACCTCAGGTTATTTTGGAGCATTACGTCCCAGGGGAACCAAAATAAAGGATAATGGTGCCTCATCAGGTCCTATCTCATTTCTAAAAATGTTCGATGCTATGGTAGATACCATTTCTCAAGGAGCAGTTCGAAGAGGAGCCTATGCAGCCTATTTGGATATTGATCATCCCGACTGCGAAGAGTTGTTGAATATCAAGGATGTAGGGAATGCTATTCAGAATCTGTTCTTCGGGGTGTGTATTCCTGATTATTGGATGCAGGAAATGATAGATGGAGATACAGAAAAAAGAAGCTTATGGGCAAAAGTATTAAAGTCCAGGCAAGCAAAAGGACTGCCTTATATACAGTTCTCTGATACGGTAAACAAAAATGCAGCAGATGTATATCAGGACAAGGGAATGAGGATTTATAATTCGAATCTCTGTTCTGAAATTTCACTGCCTGCTAATAAAGAAGAATCTTTTGTATGTTGTTTAGCCTCTATGAATATGGAACTATATGACGAATGGAAAGATACAGATGCAGTGGAAACAGCTATATGGTTTTTAGATGGTATAATGGAAGAGTTTATTGCCAAAAGCAAAGGAATGCCCTATATGGAGCGCCCGTATAATTTTGCCAAAAGACATAGAGCTTTGGGGTTAGGTGTTATGGGGTACCATGCGTATTTGCAAAAAAACAGTATCCCTTTTGAGTCTTTTGAAGCAAAACAATTTACCGCCTCCTTTTTTAAGGAACTACAAGGAAAAACGCAGGAAGCTTCCAGGAAATTAGCAGAAGAATTCGGAGAGCCCGAAGTATTAAAGGGGTATGGCAGAAGAAATACAACCTTATTAGCCATTGCACCGACGACTTCATCTTCTTCTATTTTGGGGCAGACATCTCCCGGGATAGAGCCTTATAATAGTAATTATTACAAAGTAGGTTTGGCCAAAGGGAACTTTACCAGAAGAAATAAGTTTTTAAAATCCCTGTTGGCAGAAAAAGGGAAAGATCTGCCAGAAATATGGAGTTCGATTCTTATGAAACATGGTTCTGTTCAACATTTAGATTGTTTGACAGAACACGAAAAAGCCGTTTTTAAAACGTTTAAGGAAATTAATCCATACGAAATTATAACTCAGGCATCTATTCGTCAGAAATATATTGATCAAAGTCAATCACTCAATATTAATATTTCCCCGGATATTCCTATTAAAGAAGTAAATCAATTGATGATCGAGGCCTGGAAATTAGGAGTAAAATCATTGTATTATCAGCGTTCAGAATCCGTAGCTCATCGTTTAGTAAATTCTTTTAAGGATAGCTGTGAAGCCTGTGCATCATAA